The following are encoded together in the Theileria orientalis strain Shintoku DNA, chromosome 1, complete genome genome:
- a CDS encoding uncharacterized protein (RNA recognition motif, RNP-1 domain containing protein) yields MGESEESLKDSAKYGYTVKISNIPSQIDESSLQRVMAHFGTVKSCKLALGERTTDPATAWVTYTNSSEVESALKADGKLECGGCKLKIARWHEEVPAESQQLKRKLTESSTCQEACWFCLSNDQCETHMISYVSKHSYVALAKGALCEMHSLVVPIYHYPSLGSAPLDVQMDVKSVMDALFDLALQKGMGAIAFERFVPMTMKVAMHTQLQVVAVPMHTALKCFKFVDKSDLFRDATRITFESEDPGFHGLTTRVNNNTQYLYLQAVGKSLDSDGRLSYSRCLWVFNRPNSPKIPTHFGREIAISVLSHEDLDKIDSLKRIVAETGVRPEVAAVDWHNCQTTREGESVCAKNMSRLILSLK; encoded by the exons ATGGGTGAATCTGAAGAATCCTTGAAAGATTCCGCGAAATATG GCTACACAGTCAAAATCTCTAACATCCCCTCTCAAATCGACGAATCGTCACTACAAAGGGTAATGGCCCATTTTGGAACTGTTAAATCATGTAAATTGGCCCTGGGAGAGAGGACAACGGACCCGGCGACAGC ATGGGTAACATATACAAACTCCTCTGAGGTGGAATCCGCCCTGAAGGCAGACGGAAAGCTGGAGTGCGGAGGATGCAAGTTAAAAATAGCCAGGTGGCACGAAGAAGTGCCAGCGGAATCGCAGCAGCTGAAGCGCAAGTTGACTGAAAGCTCCACGTGCCAGGAGGCCTGCTGGTTCTGCCTGTCAAACGACCAGTGCGAGACGCACATGATCTCCTATGTGTCGAAACAC AGTTACGTGGCGCTGGCGAAGGGAGCACTCTGCGAAATGCACAGCCTGGTGGTGCCAATATACCACTACCCGAGCCTGGGATCGGCACCCCTGGACGTCCAAATGGACGTGAAGAGCGTGATGGACGCGCTCTTCGACCTGGCGCTGCAGAAGGGCATGGGAGCGATTGCCTTCGAACGGTTCGTGCCGATGACGATGAAGGTGGCAATGCACACGCAGCTCCAGGTGGTCGCAGTGCCCATGCACACCGCACTCAAATGTTTCAAATTCGTAGACAAGTCGGACTTGTTCAGGGACGCAACGAGAATAACGTTCGAATCGGAAGATCCCGGATTCCACGGATTAACCACACGCGTTAACAATAATACTCAGTACTTATATCTGCAGGCCGTGGGCAAATCTCTAGATTCGGATGGTAGGCTGAGCTACTCGAGGTGCCTGTGGGTGTTCAACAGACCAAATTCGCCTAAGATTCCGACACATTTCGGACGGGAAATTGCAATTTCAGTGCTATCGCATGAGGACTTGGATAAAATAGACAGCCTCAAGAGAATTGTTGCCGAAACGGGGGTGAGACCAGAGGTGGCGGCAGTAGACTGGCACAACTGCCAAACAACACGGGAAGGGGAGAGTGTGTGCGCAAAAAATATGAGCAGGCTCATCCTAAGCTTAAAATAA